The Clostridium sp. DL-VIII DNA window AAGTGCTGATATAATAATTGGAAATCCACCTGCAGAAATGCTTAGTGATTCAACAAACTTGAAGTGGTTACAGTTAAATAGCGCTGGAAGTGATGCTTATATAAAGAAAGGAGTATTAAATAATGGAGTAGTGCTTACAAATGCAACAGGTGCATATGGGTTAGCAATATCTGAACATATGATAGGAGTACTTCTTCAAATATTTAAGAAACTTAATGTCTATAGAAACAATCAGAAATTACATCTTTGGCAGGATGAAGGTGAAGTTAAATCAATCTATGGTTCTAGAGTTTTGATAATTGGACTTGGAAACATTGGAGAAGAATTTGCAAAAAGAGTAAAAGCATTTGGAGCTTATACCATAGGTGTAAGAAGGTCAAACAGTAGAAAACCAGATTGTATTGATGAATTATATCTAATGGATAAAATAGATGAACTGCTTCCAACGGTAGATGTTGTTGCATTATCACTTCCTTCCACTAAAGAGACCT harbors:
- a CDS encoding D-2-hydroxyacid dehydrogenase — translated: MNVSNILVLLPINEKQKMLIESAVPNAKYTYETYDTVNKKIVQSADIIIGNPPAEMLSDSTNLKWLQLNSAGSDAYIKKGVLNNGVVLTNATGAYGLAISEHMIGVLLQIFKKLNVYRNNQKLHLWQDEGEVKSIYGSRVLIIGLGNIGEEFAKRVKAFGAYTIGVRRSNSRKPDCIDELYLMDKIDELLPTVDVVALSLPSTKETYKMFSMERLKCMKKGAVLLNVGRGNVLDTEALCDLVESGHILGAGLDVTDPEPLPKDHRIWDIENIVITPHISGGYHIPETLDKIVKISAKNLRSFINGEKLMNVVDFSTGYRASNK